One genomic segment of Candidatus Hydrogenedens sp. includes these proteins:
- a CDS encoding 50S ribosome-binding GTPase, with protein MLPKANLERIIHQLKEIADYKGDWEGFIPIAEKLRGAIKEIEERSSKIESLLIVAIVGGSGVGKSTLINAIAGDKIAKTSEMRPCTNRPIIYYPPEWEPDSELKGECELYARSALDNIVLIDTPDTDTVVKEHRNFTKKIVEKCDLILLCGNGDKYLEEATWSIIREVNRERGFVLVETKMTSQSPSIMDDWLKRLKSEGIEPLTYFRVNALRALNRKLGTKSEDTETDEIDFSKLENFLYQQLTDAKIRQIKTANVHGLIEKMMERIDKFLQETEPAINEMKETLDKKKVELAAQHERIIKTEFAKESGTFYHLLKDEIAPELHGIFLLLAQIRHRFSGILTTLSKVIRPWKMMKAIVTSDKEEATYFEKKINEIVNEIVTQISNKCKPELEKTQYKLAFALDKAKIRKDAAPSISENFMVNFFHNGVDFLKEKMDAHITQKAKCLSNYFLLELFYVPMYIVLVYFFWRIIPGYFLGYYQGKDFLVHSCLVLVISVGVGFWLYDKAVYLSARNMRKKIMKQFVVYLPDIMNPFVEYEKLIDEVREQIRKIKNLKNDFESLR; from the coding sequence CGATTATAAAGGAGATTGGGAAGGTTTTATACCTATAGCGGAAAAGTTAAGGGGTGCTATTAAAGAGATAGAGGAAAGAAGCAGTAAGATTGAATCTTTATTAATTGTTGCAATTGTAGGAGGGTCAGGGGTTGGCAAGTCAACATTAATTAATGCTATCGCCGGTGATAAAATCGCTAAGACCTCAGAAATGAGACCCTGCACGAATAGACCCATCATTTATTATCCTCCGGAATGGGAGCCTGATTCTGAATTAAAGGGAGAGTGTGAATTATATGCCCGCTCTGCCCTTGATAATATTGTCCTTATTGACACGCCGGATACAGATACGGTGGTTAAGGAACATCGCAATTTTACAAAAAAGATAGTTGAGAAATGCGACCTTATATTACTTTGCGGTAATGGAGATAAATACCTTGAAGAAGCGACATGGAGCATTATCCGTGAAGTGAATAGGGAACGGGGTTTTGTTCTGGTAGAAACTAAAATGACTTCTCAAAGCCCTTCTATTATGGATGACTGGTTGAAAAGATTAAAATCGGAGGGAATAGAGCCTCTGACTTATTTTCGTGTGAATGCACTTCGGGCGTTAAATAGAAAGTTAGGAACGAAATCAGAAGATACAGAAACAGATGAAATTGATTTTTCCAAGTTAGAGAATTTCCTTTATCAACAACTTACCGATGCAAAAATCCGCCAGATAAAAACGGCAAATGTTCATGGCTTGATAGAAAAAATGATGGAACGAATAGATAAATTTTTGCAAGAAACAGAGCCTGCTATCAATGAAATGAAGGAAACTTTAGATAAAAAGAAAGTAGAGTTAGCGGCACAACATGAACGAATTATTAAAACAGAATTTGCAAAGGAGTCGGGGACTTTTTACCATCTATTGAAGGATGAAATAGCACCGGAGTTGCATGGAATTTTTTTATTACTTGCCCAGATACGCCATCGGTTTTCAGGTATTTTAACAACTCTCTCTAAAGTAATTCGTCCATGGAAAATGATGAAGGCGATTGTTACATCGGACAAAGAAGAGGCCACTTATTTTGAGAAAAAAATTAATGAGATTGTTAATGAGATAGTAACCCAGATTTCAAATAAATGCAAACCCGAATTAGAAAAGACCCAATATAAACTTGCCTTTGCCCTTGATAAAGCAAAGATTCGCAAAGATGCGGCACCATCAATATCCGAAAATTTTATGGTGAATTTTTTTCATAATGGAGTTGACTTTTTGAAAGAGAAGATGGATGCTCATATCACACAGAAGGCTAAATGCCTGTCAAATTATTTTCTGTTGGAATTATTTTATGTGCCTATGTATATTGTGTTGGTATATTTTTTCTGGCGTATTATACCGGGCTATTTCTTAGGTTATTATCAAGGAAAGGATTTTCTTGTTCATTCCTGCCTTGTGCTTGTAATCAGTGTAGGGGTCGGTTTTTGGTTGTATGATAAAGCCGTGTATCTCAGTGCAAGAAATATGCGGAAGAAAATAATGAAGCAGTTTGTAGTATATCTACCCGATATTATGAATCCCTTTGTAGAATATGAAAAACTCATTGATGAGGTGAGAGAG